DNA from Thiomicrorhabdus sp. Kp2:
ATAGCAATAGGAACAGCAAATAACATTGAGTAGAGTGCCGCTTTAATGGTACCGAACGTCAATGGCATTAAGGAGAACTTAGGTTCAAAATCTGAACTCGCAGATGAAGATTGCCAAGTATAAGTTGGCTCTTCATAACCTTCATACCAAACCTTACCCCATAAGCTGGAAACAGAAACATCAGGATGCTCATTTTCAATCGTAAAATGAGTTAAGAGTCCATCGTTCGTTTCAACTATGGCACCATTAGCTCGAGGAGCAATGGTTACTAAATTTGCGCCAACAGAACTGACTTCTTCCGAAGCTAAGTGGCGCTCAGACGTAGAATGGAACAAGTTAAAGCGACCGCTTGCATCCGATGTGGCAAAGCCTTTACGAGCAAGCTCAATACCTATCGACTCAACGGCTGAATCACCTACATGAAATTTACGGATTGGTTTTAATGCAAAATCATTTGACTCATCACGCACAGGAAACCACTGATAAACATTTCCTTTATCAGAACCAATCATTAAGGAATAATCACCCAATAAAAAACGAATAACCGTAGGTGTCTCACCTTGAGGCATTAAATTAACATGTTGAATTAATTCAGGGCTTTCAACATTTCTAATATCGTAATAATCAGCCACACCTGCCTGAGAGATGGTATATAAATTACGGCCACTCGTATCAATCATCAACCATTTCAAGGAGATATTACTATCAAAATGACCACTTCCGTCTTCTTCAAGTACGACTGAATCCGTAAGCATCGACTCAATCTTAGTAAAGGATTTAAGTGTAATGGTTTTTGAACCCTCAACTTGATAAGCCAACCTTAGCTCTGACTCAAATGCTTTTACCGCAAGATTGGTAATTTTTCCATCGGCCAAAGCAATAGGCTCCTGACCAAATGGGTAGACCACCTTTGGAGAAATCTTACGCACATTATTAGGATAACTAACGTCATAATCGTATTTAGCAAACAACACACTACCATTTGATAAACCAAAAACCAATAAACGGTCTAACTCACTAACCACTTTATAGGTAGTGATTTCTGCGCCATTTAACGGAAGCCTCTCTTTAAAATTAATGGTGCCATCTTTAACATCAAAACCAACCAAATCGCCCGAATCCGTAAAGCGAATAGCCGTCGTCTGATACTCATCAATGCCATAATACAAAGTTCTCTCTTGCTGACTTCCTGGGATTGAATACTGAGCCGTTTTCTCGATAGTTGCAGGCACAAAGAGAGGTAATACAACATACAACAAAAAGAACATAATCAGCAATACCGCTAAAATAACGCTCATACCGCCTACTGATATTCCATATTTAGAAATACTGTCTTTTAAATTTCTTCGTCGAATACGCTTTTCAAACGCTTTACCGCTTAAAGCCTGATCCAATTTAGTCTGAATCGTTGCACTCATAAATGATCAACCTATTTAATTCACTCGATTTATTCGATTTAGCCTCCAGACTCACTTAAATTAAAAATGAATCTAGATACCTAATTATTTAATCCGAATAATAACGACCTAATATGACAACCAAATTGCATTTTGAGCCAACCCCTATTAATTCTTGTAATATTTCTGTAACAATTTCAACTGGTACAATAAGAGCCTTCTTGAACGGCTAACAGATCTCTGTTTGAATTTATAAAAAATGCACCATATCTTTTTAAAAAACGCACCATATTGTTTCTTTTTTGAAATTAAAGTCCTTATGCAAATTTATAAAACAATCACTTAACCTCTTGAAAAAAAAGCTCTTTAAAACATTCGTAAAAATTATTGGATTCCTGGCACGGTTCACGCTATTATCATCATGTTATAATTTATATTCACATAGATGAAAAAGGACATAAACAATGCCACAAGCAATTTTTGATGTAATCAAAGAGAATGATGTTAAATGGGTAGATTTACGTTTTACGGATACTCACGGTAAGGAGCAGCATGTAACAATTCCTGCTGCAAACGTTGATGAAGACTTTTTTACTGATGGAGAAACATTTGATGGTTCTTCAATTCAAGGCTGGAAAGGCATCAATAACTCTGACATGATTCTTATGCCACAAACTGATGGCTATGTTATGGACCCTTTCACTAACGATCCAACACTGATTATTCGTTGCATGATTGTTGAACCAGCTACGATGGAAGGTTACGAAAAAGACCCACGTGCCATCGCTCAAAAAGCCGAAGCTTACCTAAAATCTACAGGTATTGCTGATTCTGCATTCTTTGGTCCTGAACCAGAGTTCTTTGTATTTGATGATGTTCGCTGGGGTGCAGACATGTCAGGTTCTTTCGTTAAGATTGATGCTGATGAAGCTTCTTGGAACTCTGAAAAAGTCTTTACTGACGGTAACGTAGGTCACCGCCCAAGCATTAAAGGTGGTTACTTCCCTGTACCGCCTGTAGATCAGTTACACGAACTACGTGCTGATATCTGTGCTATGGCAGAAGCAATGGGACTAGATATTGAAGCTCACCATCACGAAGTAGCCACAGCTGGTCAGTGTGAACTTGCTGTTGCAGGTAATACCTTAACAGCTAAAGCTGATGAAGTTCAGATTCTAAAATATTGTGTACACAACACAGCTCACGCTTTAGGAAAGACGGCGACATTTATGCCTAAGCCGATCGTTGGTGATAACGGTTCTGGTATGCACATCAATATGTCTTTATCTAAAGATGGTAAAAACATTTTTGCTGGTGACGTTTACTCAGGTCTTTCACAAGAAGCTATCTACTACATCGGTGGTTTAATGAAGCATGCTCGCGCATTAAACGCATTCACAAACCCAGGAACAAACTCTTATAAACGTTTAGTACCTGGTTTTGAAGCACCAATCCTTCTTGCTTACTCTGGTTCTAACCGTTCAGCTTCTATCCGTATCCCGTATGCGCCTTCTGAGCGTTCACGTCGCGTAGAGCTTCGTTTCCCAGATCCTACAGCTAACCCATACCTAGCGTTCGCAGCATCAATGATGGCTGGTCTTGACGGTATCATCAACAAAATCGATCCAGGCGCTCCCGCTGAAAAAGATCTATATGACCTACCTCCAGAAGAAGAAGCTACTTACAAAACAGTTTGTGCTTCTCTAGAAGAAGCTTTAGATGCTCTTGATCAAGACCGTGAGTTCTTGAAAGCAGGTGGTGTTATGACTGACTTAGCTATCGATTCATACATCAAACTAAAAATGGAAGAAGTAACACGTCTGCGTGCAACTACTCACCCAATTGAGTTTGACATGTACTACTCTGCTTAATCTTAGATTAAACTGAAATCAAAAAAACCGCCTTGATGAAGTGACCCCCAAATGTTGGACACCAACTTTGGGGGTTTTTCATGTCCAAATACAATCGAGAATTTAAACTGGCGATTGCTAAGCAATGCCTTTCTCATGAATCCAGTCTGTCCATTTCCAAGCGACTCGGTATTCCAGATCGCTATATCCGTTACTGGACACAAGTCTATCGTTTCCATGGTCAAAATGCGTTTATCAAACGAAACACACCATACTCTTTTGAAGACAAATATCGTATCCTAAAACACATGCGTGAAAATAACTGGTCTATTAGTTATACCAGTATTGTCCATAACATGAGTTCTCCAGGTACGATTTCTACTTGGCTCACTCAATTCGAACGGTTCGGCCTTTCAGGCTTGCAGCCTAAAAAGCAGGGTAGAAAAATGAAAAAAAACCAAAAGCAAGAAACCATTAAACCAACCGAACAAATGAGCCTAGAAGAGTTACGAGAAGAACTCGAATACCGTCGAGCGGAGAATGCCTATTTAAAAAAGCTCGATGCCCTGCTTCAGGAAAAAGAACGCCAAACCAAGAAAAAGCAGGGCTCATAGATCAGCTTAGAAAGTTCTATCCACTTAAACATCTTCTCAAGGCCGCAGGGCTTGCGCGCAGTGTGTTTTATTACCATCAGGCGCGCAATGCGCTGCCTGATCGTTATGCGGACGTTAAAAGAGCGATTCAACAACTCTGTAATGAGCATAAAGGTCGTTATGGGTATCGACGCATGACCTATGCGTTAAGACGCTTAGGTCACTTTTTAAACAAGAAGGCCGTTCAACGTTTAATGCAAGAACTGAACTTAAAGTCATTCGTCAGGCCAAAGCGTTACCGATCCTATAGAGGTCAAGTAGGCCGAATTGCCGAAAATGTGCTTCAAAGAAACTTCCGTGTTGATGCACCAGATAAAAAATGGGTAACCGATGTCACGGAGTTTAAAGTCGGAGAACAGCGAGTTTACTTATCCCCAGTGATTGACCTGTTTAACCAAGAAGTGATTAGTTATCGAGTGGCCAAGAGTGCACGGCTACCACTGGTGACCGACATGCTAAAAGAAGCAGTCAATAAGTTAACAGGCAAAGTCAAACCGATATTCCACAGTGATCAAGGCTGGCAGTATCAGCATAGTGATGTACAGAAGTTACTGAAAGAGAATGGATTAACTCAGAGCATGTCAAGAAAAGGGAACTGTTTAGATAATGCGGTTGCTGAGAACTTTTTTGGAATCCTCAAAACCGAGATGTATCATCGTAAGAAGTTCAATAGCGCTGAGCATCTAATGGAAGAAATTAAAGACTATATTGAGTATTACAATACAAAACGAATCAAGGTGAAACTAAAAGGCCTGACTCCGATAGAATATCGAAATCAGGCCTTAAGTGCCGTTTAACTAAAATGTCCAACTTTTTGGGGTCACTTCATGAAGGCGGTTTTTTTTGTGTCTACTTTTTAATAGACTAAATGAAGACAGATAAAAGAACTCACGCCATTAAACAATTCCAAACGCCTTTTACCGCTTCTCGTTCTTCCACGTAACAACCCTGCTCAACAATCGGCTTTTCATTTTGTAATGCCACTCGATGATACTTTGAACGATAAACCTTATAAGAACCTATCAATTGTTCAACCTGCTCATCTGTCAATAGACCTACTCGCTCAATCGCTTCCAATATTCTCACATTATCCGAGTATTCAGTTAATGATGGATGCACATTAGCATAGGCTAAAACCAGATACTGAACCATAAATTCAATATCAACAATTCCACCAACACCTTGCTTTAAATCAAACTGCTCTGCATTAGATTTATCCAACGCTTCTCGCATTTTGTCACGCATTGCTACCACCTCTTGCTTTACCACCTCAATCTCTCTCGGTCTTTGCAAGTATTGACTTTTGAACGTCTCAAATGCAGAGCGACTTTGTTCATCACCAACAACCGCTCTCACTCTAGTTAAAGCTTGATGCTCCCAGTTCCATGCCTTATTTTCAATATAAGCCTTATAGCTTTCAAAATCGGTCACAATCATTCCCGATGCGCCGTTTGGACGTAAACGAGTATCTACCTCATAGAGAATTCCCGCTGGCATTAAAGTTGTCATTAAAGAGATAATCTTCTGCCCCATACGAACAAAAAACAGCGAGTTCTCTAGTTGTCGCCCTCTCTCATTAGTCGCAGAATCACTTGGACTTAACCCCTCATACAAAAGCACAATATCTAAATCTGAACCATACCCCAACTCAATACCACCGACCTTGCCGTAACCCAATACTAAAAATGGATTTCTTATATTGTCTGGATCAAGCCCTCCTGGCACCCCACTTTTTTGTAGCATTAATTGCCAAGCAAATTCAACAACACCATTTAGCACCGCCTCTGCTATCCAGGTTAAGTAATCACTTACTTTCATAACAGGAACATTTCCAGTTACATCTGCCGCAGCCACTTTAAAGACCTGCGCGTGACGCCACTGCCTAATCTGCTCCATAAAACACTCTTCATCTCCTTCACAACCCTGCAAAACATTGGCCACTTCAGCATTTAGAGAGTTAAGTTCGAGTGGAGCATATAAAGAACGTTCATCAATTAATTGATCCATCAAGGCTGGATACTTTGCCAACATATCTGTTAACCAAGGGCTGACCTCAACTAAAGCAACTAGGTTCTTTAACGCCTGTGGATTCTCATTTAAGAGTACGAGATAAACACTACGTTGAACGACATTTTCAACAATTTTAAGAGCACGAATTAACATCTCTTCACTATAACCTTGCTGAAATAACTCATTAAGCAACAATGGCATAAAAGCATTTAGGCGCTCTATACCCTCGGCACCCAACCTTCCAACGGATCTGCTCTGCTTAAACCCTTTAATATGCCTAACAAAAGCCCCAGGGTCTTCTAAATCAAACTCTGCTAAATCTTCTTCACTTTCAATGCCACTTAACCAGATTTTACGCCAGTGATTTACTTCAGTACTGACAGCCTCAACGGCAAAAACCTCGTTAAACTGAGCGCTCACAAAATCACGGTGCGCATCAAGTTTTTCTTTAAAGGTGGCGTAATTTTCAAACCCCATGGATTCCGCTAAACAGACCTGTTGATGTTCATCAGAAGGCAGATCATGCGTTTGTTGATCATTCCACTCTTGTAAACGATTCTCAGCTCTACGTAAAAAAACATAAGCCTCTAACAATGCATCATGCTCTTTTTGCTCGATAAAGCCACGTTCTAATAAATGGCCAAGCGTTGGAATAAGTCTACGCCCCTGTAAACCATGATCTCTTCCACCATGAACTAACTGAAAAGCCTGTACAATAAATTCAACTTCACGAATCCCACCTGGCCCAAGCTTAACATTTTGCAACATGCCTTTCTTTTGCACTTCGACCATAATCATTTGCTTCAATTCTCGAAGCGATTCCATTGCACTAAAATCAACGTAACGACGATATACAAAAGGCCTGAGTATATCAAACATATACTTAGACTCATCTTTATCCCCCGCCATCGCTCGAGCTTTAACCAAGGCATATCGCTCCCAGGCACGTCCATGCAGCTCATAATAGTGCTCTAGCCCAGCAAAACTTACTGCTAATGGCCCTGAATCACCAAAAGGTCGTAAACGCATATCCACTCTATACACAAATCCATCTTCAGTGTAATCTACCAGCGATTTATTCAGAGCCTGCCCCAAACGTATAAAAAACTGTTCATTGGGAATACTTCTTGATGCACCTTGCGTAGCACCATGTTCAGGATAGGCAAAAATCAAATCGATATCAGAAGAGAAATTAAGCTCCTTACCTCCTAACTTGCCCATTCCAATAACAATCATTTTTTGAGCTGTGTTTGATTCCATTCCCATTGGCGTGCCATAACGAACACAAAACCGTTCATAATGCCAATCTAACGCAGAATTAACCAAAGCATCCGCTAGTTCAGAAGTAGCCAGCATGACCTCTTCTAACTCCGAAAGCCCCATCAAATCACGCAATGCAATTCGACCCATCTGCCAATTACGCTGAATACGTAATTTTTTAGCCAGCTCCTTGTCATCCACTGCCTGAATAACATCGCTATAGACACGCTGATAAAGCTCACCTTGAGGCCACTGTTCACAATAACTTTCCTCACTGAGCAGGTCAGGAAATTTCTGCGTTAAGCGTTCAGTAAACGGACTCCAAGATAGAGCTTGGGCAACAGAATAAGACATTTTTTCTCCAAAAAATCGAATACAAATTTGTTCTACTTTACAAACAAAACAACCAGGCCTGGTTGTTTTATGTCAATATTTCAAACAGTAAAAATAAGACATTTATTTTATAGGTTATCCATCCTAGATATTATATATATATAAAACCGTTTTACGCTCATCTGAAAGCTCCCAGACTTCACTTGGTTCAACACCCAAAACTGCAAAACTATTACTAATAAAAACAGAGCCAGGAAACATTTCCTCTTTGACTTTTTGCCACAGTCTAGGCATGGGCTCAGGCGATAAAAAGGCGTAAACCACATCATAATACCCTAAGTCGGTATTCCATATGTCCATAGCAAAAGTACTCCCCCCTCTAAAAGAGGTATACAATTTAGAGATAATGTAAGGAATTGGGGCGGTTTCAACACCATGAGACTCAACAATGGCTTTTTGCTGAGACATAAATGCAACATTCCCCCCTAAACCACACCCTAAATCTAAAAAACGAAGGTTTTTCTTACGTTTTACTAAGGATTTCAATGCTTCTCGTGTTGTATTATTGGTTAAATAAAGTGGCACCCGCTCTTTAAATGCATTTGAAAATACCAGCCAAACTAAAAGAAACAGAGCCAAAGCCCAGATAGGATTAAACTCAAGAACAATACCTATATAAAGACCCACTGGAAGCAAAAACTGAATCCAACGCCACCAGCAAGGTAAGCCCAATTTACAACTTACCAAAGCTGCTACAGAACCTTGAATTAATACCAAAACCCAATAAGGATATGGCGGTTGGACAAAAAACTGAGCAATATAAACCCCCGCTCCCAAAAACAATAACACCCCTAACTGTATAAACAGAGCTAAAAATATCTTAGGAAACTTAAACAAATTCATTACCCCTTAAAATCCGCACCAAACAAAAACATACAAGCACCAAAAAAGAACATTAAAATTTCACAGGCTTAGATTTTCATTAAAAAAACATAAGCGACAAGTCATAACTAATTGTTTTTTAACAAATTAAATACCATGGCACATCGAATGTTATTGTAACAACGAACATTATTTCTTTAATTTTATCCGAGAGGTTAGTATGAAACTGGTAGTTGCAATTATCAAACCTTTTAAACTCGATGACGTACGTGAGGCACTTCATGATATTGATGTGCAAGGTATGACTGTAACAGAGTCTAAAGGTTTTGGCCGTCAAAAGGGTCACACTGAAATTTATCGTGGAGCAGAATACGCGATTGAGTTTTTACCAAAAATCCGCCTAGAAATCGCTGTTAGCGACGACAAACTAGATAGCGTTATTGAAGCTATCACTGAGTCTGCAAAAACTGGCAAAATTGGTGACGGCAAAATCTTTGTTATGCCTCTAGAACAAACTGTACGTATTCGTACGGAAGAAACTGGCGACATCGCTCTTTAAGAAAGGAATTTAATTATGGAACAAGTATTTCAATTAAGTTACGCACTTGATACCTTTTACTTCCTAATGTCTGGTGCATTAGTAATGTGGATGGCCGCTGGTTTTGCCATGCTCGAAGCAGGTATGGTTCGTACAAAAAACACAACCGAAATTTTAGCTAAAAACGTAGGTCTTTTTGCCATCGCTTGTATTATGTACATGCTAGTTGGTTATAACATTATGTATCCTGGTGAAGCAGTAAACAGCTTCTTCCCTGGTATCAGCTTCCTAATCGGTGGTGATAACGCAGTGGCTGATGTGATTGCTGGCGGTGATGATGCACCTTATTACTCAGGTATGTCTGACTTCTTCTTCCAAGTTGTATTCGTAGCTACTGCAATGTCAGTTGTTTCTGGTGCCGTTGCTGAACGTATGAAGTTAATGTCGTTTTTCGCTTTCGCCATCGTTTTCACAGCGTTCATTTACCCAATGCAAGGTTTCTGGAAATGGGGTGGTGGTTTCCTAGATGGTTTAGGTTTCCTTGACTTCGCAGGTTCTGGTGTTGTTCATATGGCGGGTGCAACTGCTGCTCTAGCTGGTGTATTACTACTAGGTGCTCGTAAAGGTAAATATGGTCCAAACGGTGAGTCTCGTGCTATCCCTGGTGCTAACCTTCCACTTGCTACTTTAGGTACTTTCATCCTATGGTTAGGCTGGTTTGGTTTCAACGGTGGTTCTGAGCTTAAAATCTCAAACGTTGACGAAGCAAATGCGGTAGCAATGATTTTTGTTAACACACTTATGGCCGCTGCTGGTGGTGTAATTGGTGCGTTATTAATGTCTAAGATCAAGTTTGGTAAAGCGGATTTAACTATGATGTTAAACGGTGCTCTAGCGGGTCTTGTAGCAATCACTGCTGAACCTCTAACGCCTTCAGCTTTAGAAGCAACTTTAATCGGTCTTGTAGGTGGTATCATCGTTGTATTAGCTATCCTAATCATCGATTCTAAATTTAAAATTGATGATCCTGTAGGTGCTATCTCAGT
Protein-coding regions in this window:
- a CDS encoding ABC transporter permease subunit produces the protein MSATIQTKLDQALSGKAFEKRIRRRNLKDSISKYGISVGGMSVILAVLLIMFFLLYVVLPLFVPATIEKTAQYSIPGSQQERTLYYGIDEYQTTAIRFTDSGDLVGFDVKDGTINFKERLPLNGAEITTYKVVSELDRLLVFGLSNGSVLFAKYDYDVSYPNNVRKISPKVVYPFGQEPIALADGKITNLAVKAFESELRLAYQVEGSKTITLKSFTKIESMLTDSVVLEEDGSGHFDSNISLKWLMIDTSGRNLYTISQAGVADYYDIRNVESPELIQHVNLMPQGETPTVIRFLLGDYSLMIGSDKGNVYQWFPVRDESNDFALKPIRKFHVGDSAVESIGIELARKGFATSDASGRFNLFHSTSERHLASEEVSSVGANLVTIAPRANGAIVETNDGLLTHFTIENEHPDVSVSSLWGKVWYEGYEEPTYTWQSSSASSDFEPKFSLMPLTFGTIKAALYSMLFAVPIAILAAIYTAFFMDKATRQWVKPSVEMIEALPTVILGFLAGLWLAPYMEANLPGFFAILIVLPLGIILFGYAWSRLPESIRLFIPVGKRAVLMIPVIVFLGWFSLQLSGPIENAMFDGNMRHWLTASAGIDFDQRNAMVIGFAMGFALIPTIFSVTEDAIYNVPSYLVNGSLALGASGWQTLVGVVLPTASPGIFSAIMLGFGRGVGETMIVLMASGNTPLMEVNIFEGMRTLSANLAVEMAEAEVSSSHYRVLFLAGLVLFIFTFIFNTLAEVVRQRMRRKYGSL
- the glnA gene encoding type I glutamate--ammonia ligase, whose amino-acid sequence is MPQAIFDVIKENDVKWVDLRFTDTHGKEQHVTIPAANVDEDFFTDGETFDGSSIQGWKGINNSDMILMPQTDGYVMDPFTNDPTLIIRCMIVEPATMEGYEKDPRAIAQKAEAYLKSTGIADSAFFGPEPEFFVFDDVRWGADMSGSFVKIDADEASWNSEKVFTDGNVGHRPSIKGGYFPVPPVDQLHELRADICAMAEAMGLDIEAHHHEVATAGQCELAVAGNTLTAKADEVQILKYCVHNTAHALGKTATFMPKPIVGDNGSGMHINMSLSKDGKNIFAGDVYSGLSQEAIYYIGGLMKHARALNAFTNPGTNSYKRLVPGFEAPILLAYSGSNRSASIRIPYAPSERSRRVELRFPDPTANPYLAFAASMMAGLDGIINKIDPGAPAEKDLYDLPPEEEATYKTVCASLEEALDALDQDREFLKAGGVMTDLAIDSYIKLKMEEVTRLRATTHPIEFDMYYSA
- a CDS encoding helix-turn-helix domain-containing protein, which translates into the protein MSKYNREFKLAIAKQCLSHESSLSISKRLGIPDRYIRYWTQVYRFHGQNAFIKRNTPYSFEDKYRILKHMRENNWSISYTSIVHNMSSPGTISTWLTQFERFGLSGLQPKKQGRKMKKNQKQETIKPTEQMSLEELREELEYRRAENAYLKKLDALLQEKERQTKKKQGS
- a CDS encoding IS3 family transposase, producing MPSSGECLFKKARCPASGKRTPNQEKAGLIDQLRKFYPLKHLLKAAGLARSVFYYHQARNALPDRYADVKRAIQQLCNEHKGRYGYRRMTYALRRLGHFLNKKAVQRLMQELNLKSFVRPKRYRSYRGQVGRIAENVLQRNFRVDAPDKKWVTDVTEFKVGEQRVYLSPVIDLFNQEVISYRVAKSARLPLVTDMLKEAVNKLTGKVKPIFHSDQGWQYQHSDVQKLLKENGLTQSMSRKGNCLDNAVAENFFGILKTEMYHRKKFNSAEHLMEEIKDYIEYYNTKRIKVKLKGLTPIEYRNQALSAV
- the glnE gene encoding bifunctional [glutamate--ammonia ligase]-adenylyl-L-tyrosine phosphorylase/[glutamate--ammonia-ligase] adenylyltransferase gives rise to the protein MSYSVAQALSWSPFTERLTQKFPDLLSEESYCEQWPQGELYQRVYSDVIQAVDDKELAKKLRIQRNWQMGRIALRDLMGLSELEEVMLATSELADALVNSALDWHYERFCVRYGTPMGMESNTAQKMIVIGMGKLGGKELNFSSDIDLIFAYPEHGATQGASRSIPNEQFFIRLGQALNKSLVDYTEDGFVYRVDMRLRPFGDSGPLAVSFAGLEHYYELHGRAWERYALVKARAMAGDKDESKYMFDILRPFVYRRYVDFSAMESLRELKQMIMVEVQKKGMLQNVKLGPGGIREVEFIVQAFQLVHGGRDHGLQGRRLIPTLGHLLERGFIEQKEHDALLEAYVFLRRAENRLQEWNDQQTHDLPSDEHQQVCLAESMGFENYATFKEKLDAHRDFVSAQFNEVFAVEAVSTEVNHWRKIWLSGIESEEDLAEFDLEDPGAFVRHIKGFKQSRSVGRLGAEGIERLNAFMPLLLNELFQQGYSEEMLIRALKIVENVVQRSVYLVLLNENPQALKNLVALVEVSPWLTDMLAKYPALMDQLIDERSLYAPLELNSLNAEVANVLQGCEGDEECFMEQIRQWRHAQVFKVAAADVTGNVPVMKVSDYLTWIAEAVLNGVVEFAWQLMLQKSGVPGGLDPDNIRNPFLVLGYGKVGGIELGYGSDLDIVLLYEGLSPSDSATNERGRQLENSLFFVRMGQKIISLMTTLMPAGILYEVDTRLRPNGASGMIVTDFESYKAYIENKAWNWEHQALTRVRAVVGDEQSRSAFETFKSQYLQRPREIEVVKQEVVAMRDKMREALDKSNAEQFDLKQGVGGIVDIEFMVQYLVLAYANVHPSLTEYSDNVRILEAIERVGLLTDEQVEQLIGSYKVYRSKYHRVALQNEKPIVEQGCYVEEREAVKGVWNCLMA
- a CDS encoding P-II family nitrogen regulator, with the protein product MKLVVAIIKPFKLDDVREALHDIDVQGMTVTESKGFGRQKGHTEIYRGAEYAIEFLPKIRLEIAVSDDKLDSVIEAITESAKTGKIGDGKIFVMPLEQTVRIRTEETGDIAL
- a CDS encoding ammonium transporter, which produces MEQVFQLSYALDTFYFLMSGALVMWMAAGFAMLEAGMVRTKNTTEILAKNVGLFAIACIMYMLVGYNIMYPGEAVNSFFPGISFLIGGDNAVADVIAGGDDAPYYSGMSDFFFQVVFVATAMSVVSGAVAERMKLMSFFAFAIVFTAFIYPMQGFWKWGGGFLDGLGFLDFAGSGVVHMAGATAALAGVLLLGARKGKYGPNGESRAIPGANLPLATLGTFILWLGWFGFNGGSELKISNVDEANAVAMIFVNTLMAAAGGVIGALLMSKIKFGKADLTMMLNGALAGLVAITAEPLTPSALEATLIGLVGGIIVVLAILIIDSKFKIDDPVGAISVHGVVGIFGLIAVTFTNPDASIVAQLTGIGVIFAWVFVTSLIVWGIIKAVMGIRVTEEEEYEGVDQSECGMEAYPEFTK